One Tunturibacter gelidoferens genomic region harbors:
- the thrB gene encoding homoserine kinase, with protein sequence MSQSTAKSPAKPYHLRLPATSANLGPGFDALGLAMALYLTIDATVADAFQIDATGRDADQCAKLEDNLIFTTYIDVLANAAIRAPRLHLQLHNEIPLGMGCGSSASALLAGVFLANHFGNLGWSGQQILEEACLREGHPDNVAACYLGGMTASAMSENSVTTASCGENITWGLNLALPSHSLATKKARALLPATYSREDVVANIQSTALLVAAFAQGRGDLLRTAMKDRIHQPYRMKACPLLPLLLPLASHPAILGVALSGAGPSVLIITQEARPSVLPDIIRQAAGDRSLEVIQTTISTRALEA encoded by the coding sequence ATGAGTCAAAGCACTGCAAAAAGCCCAGCCAAACCTTACCACCTCCGTTTGCCTGCTACCTCGGCTAATCTGGGGCCCGGGTTTGACGCCCTTGGCCTGGCCATGGCTCTTTACCTCACCATAGACGCCACAGTTGCCGACGCCTTCCAAATCGATGCCACCGGTCGCGACGCCGACCAGTGCGCCAAGCTCGAAGACAATCTCATCTTCACGACCTACATCGACGTTCTGGCCAACGCCGCAATCAGGGCTCCCCGCCTTCACCTCCAGCTCCACAACGAGATCCCCCTCGGAATGGGGTGCGGTTCGAGTGCCTCCGCGCTGCTGGCCGGTGTCTTCCTGGCAAATCACTTTGGCAACCTCGGCTGGTCAGGACAACAAATCCTTGAAGAGGCCTGCCTTCGCGAAGGCCATCCCGATAACGTAGCCGCGTGCTATCTGGGTGGAATGACCGCATCCGCAATGAGTGAAAACTCAGTAACAACAGCGAGTTGTGGAGAAAATATAACCTGGGGGTTGAATCTGGCGCTGCCCTCCCACAGCCTCGCCACAAAGAAAGCCCGAGCCCTGCTCCCTGCCACCTACTCCAGGGAAGATGTAGTGGCCAACATTCAATCAACCGCTCTGCTTGTGGCCGCCTTCGCCCAGGGACGCGGCGATCTCCTCCGTACCGCCATGAAGGACCGCATCCACCAACCCTACCGGATGAAGGCCTGCCCTCTGCTCCCGCTGTTGCTGCCCCTGGCCAGCCATCCGGCGATCCTCGGCGTCGCTCTCAGTGGCGCCGGCCCGTCTGTTCTGATCATCACCCAGGAGGCAAGACCCTCGGTCCTTCCAGACATCATCCGCCAGGCTGCTGGCGACCGATCACTTGAAGTTATTCAGACCACGATCTCTACGAGAGCACTTGAAGCCTGA
- a CDS encoding ABC transporter permease produces the protein MTLNRAAIWRPLRRILLTLPVLWVVVSVVFLLIHLVPGDPIVQMLGEGATASDIDALRHSYGLDAPLTQQYAHYWHGILHADLGQSLRLHDSVVHLVLQRYPYTLALTAAALLIGIALSIPAGIASALHRNRWQDRTLGVVSLVGLSFPNFALGPILILVFSIQFGWLPVSGAGTGDATSFILHLILPAITLGLSLAAILTRMVRTAMLEELSQDYIRTARAKGLTQNAVVYRHALRNALIPVLTVIGLQFGSLLAGAIVTETIFSWPGIGRLTLSAISNRDYALVQGCILAVGLTYVVVNLLTDIAYTIANPRMRAQ, from the coding sequence GTGACCCTGAATCGCGCGGCCATCTGGCGACCACTCCGCCGTATCCTCCTCACTCTGCCGGTCCTCTGGGTCGTGGTCTCGGTGGTCTTCCTCCTCATCCACCTTGTCCCCGGCGACCCCATCGTCCAGATGCTCGGCGAAGGTGCCACCGCCTCCGACATCGACGCCCTTCGCCACTCCTACGGCCTCGACGCCCCGCTCACCCAGCAGTATGCCCACTACTGGCACGGCATCCTCCACGCCGATCTCGGGCAGTCCCTCCGCCTCCATGACTCGGTCGTCCACCTCGTTCTACAGCGCTACCCCTACACCTTGGCTCTCACCGCCGCGGCGTTGCTCATCGGCATCGCACTCTCCATCCCCGCCGGCATTGCCTCTGCCCTCCATCGCAACCGCTGGCAGGACCGCACCCTCGGCGTCGTCTCCCTCGTCGGCCTCTCCTTCCCGAACTTCGCCCTCGGCCCCATCCTGATCCTGGTCTTCTCCATCCAGTTCGGCTGGCTTCCCGTCTCCGGAGCAGGCACAGGCGACGCCACCAGTTTCATCCTCCATCTCATCCTTCCCGCGATCACATTAGGCCTCAGTCTCGCCGCCATCCTCACCCGCATGGTTCGCACCGCCATGCTCGAAGAGCTGAGCCAGGACTACATCCGCACCGCCCGCGCCAAAGGCCTCACCCAGAACGCCGTCGTCTACCGCCATGCCCTGCGCAACGCCCTCATCCCTGTTCTGACCGTCATCGGCCTCCAATTTGGCAGCCTTCTTGCGGGTGCGATCGTAACCGAAACAATCTTCAGCTGGCCCGGGATCGGCCGCCTCACCCTCTCCGCCATCTCCAACCGCGACTACGCCTTAGTCCAGGGCTGCATCCTCGCCGTCGGGCTAACTTATGTTGTAGTGAATCTCCTCACTGACATCGCCTACACTATAGCCAACCCGCGCATGCGCGCCCAGTAG
- a CDS encoding BrxA/BrxB family bacilliredoxin: protein MYPEIMVIPMREELTRAGLTEARSAAEVDAAVAKPGTTMVVVNSICGCAAGKMRPGVRLAMQHSAKPDHSVTVFAGQDREATEKARSYFGGHPPTSPAIAILRDGQLVYLMQRSAIETSTAPAIAQELQRAFDTYCAPTTA, encoded by the coding sequence ATGTATCCAGAGATTATGGTGATTCCGATGCGCGAGGAGCTGACGCGCGCTGGGTTGACGGAGGCCCGCAGTGCGGCCGAGGTGGATGCAGCAGTTGCAAAGCCGGGAACAACGATGGTGGTGGTGAACTCCATCTGCGGTTGTGCAGCCGGCAAGATGCGTCCGGGAGTTCGTCTGGCGATGCAGCATAGCGCGAAGCCCGATCATTCCGTCACGGTGTTCGCAGGCCAGGACCGCGAAGCAACCGAGAAGGCGCGCAGCTACTTCGGCGGACATCCTCCGACGTCGCCGGCGATTGCGATTCTGCGCGACGGCCAGCTCGTCTACCTGATGCAGCGTTCGGCGATCGAGACCTCCACCGCGCCGGCCATTGCCCAGGAGCTTCAGCGCGCGTTCGATACTTACTGCGCGCCAACGACTGCCTAA
- a CDS encoding ATP-binding cassette domain-containing protein — MSMEHRVGTVSLNIRFALIKPWTVLFGPSGSGKTTLLRAIAGFVRPDAGSIVRGDRVLVDRASGVFVPPYLRPVRSAGQTARLFPNLTVRSNAIYGIGWRDKPDDASKVVDEVISLFGLGELVNRKPHDLSGGEKQRVSVARAAISAITYEGAGAALLLLDEPFSGLDYAMRDGLVDGLRECLGRWKTPVLSVTHDVGEAFQLGAEVIRIAEGEIVKQGPAADVLAEERRRLIGQLREP, encoded by the coding sequence ATGAGTATGGAACATCGGGTCGGAACCGTCTCGCTGAATATCAGGTTCGCGTTGATCAAACCGTGGACGGTGCTGTTTGGGCCGTCCGGGAGCGGCAAGACGACCCTGCTGAGGGCCATCGCCGGCTTTGTGCGGCCGGATGCGGGATCGATTGTGCGAGGAGACCGTGTGTTGGTGGATCGGGCCTCGGGTGTGTTTGTTCCGCCATACCTTCGACCGGTGAGGAGCGCAGGGCAGACGGCCCGGCTCTTCCCCAATCTGACCGTGCGGTCGAATGCGATTTATGGCATTGGATGGAGAGATAAACCTGACGACGCCAGTAAGGTTGTTGACGAAGTCATCAGTTTATTCGGCTTGGGGGAGCTGGTGAATCGAAAGCCACATGATCTGAGTGGAGGGGAGAAGCAGAGAGTCTCGGTCGCACGCGCAGCAATCTCTGCGATCACTTACGAAGGAGCCGGAGCAGCGTTGTTGTTGCTCGATGAGCCATTCTCTGGACTGGACTACGCGATGCGAGATGGACTTGTCGACGGATTGCGGGAGTGCCTGGGGCGGTGGAAGACGCCGGTGCTTTCGGTGACACACGACGTTGGGGAGGCGTTTCAGCTTGGAGCTGAGGTGATCAGGATCGCGGAGGGAGAGATTGTGAAACAGGGGCCGGCGGCGGACGTGCTGGCGGAGGAACGTCGGCGGTTAATCGGGCAGCTTCGCGAGCCGTAA
- a CDS encoding UDP-N-acetylmuramate dehydrogenase, giving the protein MSNPSSRAMLYSQAVLRPMIDLREFVPLAPYTTLQIGGPARFFIEAASEDEVVEATSFARDRGMPLFVLGGGSNVLISDAGFDGVVMRVGVPITRRELHEGESVLLEAGAGESWDDVVLYAVDRGYAGIECLAGIPGDVGGTPVQNVGAYGQEVAETIVKVRAYDLKSQNFVDLDHTACRFGYRRSLFNTEQRGRYIVTAVTYRLRPGGDAALRYADLSRYFAATLEAGERPTLRQVYDAVRSIREQKGMLVGQGGADGRSAGSFFKNPVVPSAVVSQVALGAGCRPDEVPQYPAGDGMVKLPAAWLVERAGFHKGFAMGRAAISSRHTLALVNLGGAKAAELIALRDAVVEGVERRFGVHLEQEPVQPGE; this is encoded by the coding sequence GTGTCAAATCCCAGTAGCCGGGCGATGTTGTACTCTCAAGCGGTGCTGCGTCCCATGATCGACCTCCGCGAGTTCGTTCCGCTTGCCCCCTACACCACGCTTCAGATAGGGGGTCCGGCCCGCTTCTTTATAGAGGCGGCGAGTGAGGATGAGGTGGTGGAGGCAACCTCCTTCGCGCGGGATCGAGGTATGCCGCTGTTCGTTCTGGGCGGCGGAAGCAATGTGCTGATAAGCGATGCTGGATTTGACGGCGTGGTGATGCGGGTTGGCGTACCGATCACCAGACGGGAGCTGCACGAAGGCGAGAGCGTTCTTCTCGAAGCCGGCGCAGGCGAGAGCTGGGACGATGTTGTGCTCTACGCCGTCGATCGCGGGTATGCCGGCATCGAGTGCCTGGCGGGCATTCCCGGCGATGTCGGCGGCACTCCGGTCCAGAACGTCGGCGCGTACGGGCAGGAGGTTGCCGAAACCATCGTCAAGGTTCGTGCCTACGATCTCAAGAGCCAAAACTTTGTGGATCTGGATCACACAGCCTGCCGCTTCGGCTACCGGCGCAGCCTCTTCAACACGGAGCAGCGCGGCCGATACATCGTAACGGCTGTGACCTATAGATTGCGGCCCGGGGGAGACGCCGCGCTGCGGTATGCCGATCTCTCGCGATACTTCGCGGCCACGCTCGAAGCAGGGGAAAGGCCCACGCTTCGCCAGGTTTACGATGCAGTCCGTTCGATCCGCGAGCAGAAGGGAATGCTGGTGGGACAGGGGGGAGCGGATGGGAGAAGCGCCGGCTCGTTCTTCAAGAACCCCGTGGTTCCCTCTGCCGTTGTTTCGCAGGTCGCTCTCGGCGCCGGTTGCAGGCCCGATGAGGTTCCGCAGTATCCGGCGGGTGATGGCATGGTGAAGCTACCTGCGGCGTGGCTCGTGGAGCGGGCCGGGTTTCACAAAGGCTTTGCCATGGGACGGGCAGCAATCTCCTCCCGCCATACCCTCGCTCTGGTGAACCTGGGCGGCGCGAAGGCTGCCGAACTGATTGCACTTCGCGACGCTGTGGTCGAGGGTGTAGAGCGGAGATTTGGTGTTCACCTTGAACAGGAGCCGGTGCAGCCCGGCGAGTGA
- the modB gene encoding molybdate ABC transporter permease subunit, with protein sequence MDFEALWLTLRLAVGTTAILLVVALPLAWWIASGHGAGRAFVQSIVALPLVLPPTVLGFYLLIAMGPLTAPGRLLMRVFGHPLAFSFGGLLVGSILYSLPFAVQPLVAGFQAVDRGFVEAAAGLGAKPTKVFTTVVLPMARASLLTSAVLTFTHTVGEFGVVLMLGGNIPGATRTLSISLYDLVQDGNYAAANRTALVLIGFATVALLTIYLLPSMRKVDGRQADIVR encoded by the coding sequence ATGGATTTTGAGGCGCTCTGGTTGACGTTGCGGCTGGCAGTCGGGACGACGGCGATTCTGCTGGTGGTAGCGTTGCCGCTGGCGTGGTGGATCGCGTCAGGACATGGGGCTGGGCGTGCTTTCGTGCAGTCGATAGTGGCTCTGCCGTTGGTGTTGCCTCCGACTGTGCTTGGGTTCTATCTGTTGATCGCGATGGGTCCGCTGACCGCGCCTGGAAGGCTCTTGATGCGAGTCTTTGGGCATCCTTTGGCGTTCAGCTTTGGCGGCCTGCTGGTGGGGTCGATTCTCTACAGTCTGCCGTTTGCAGTGCAGCCGTTGGTGGCAGGGTTTCAGGCAGTGGATCGAGGATTCGTCGAGGCGGCGGCGGGGCTGGGTGCGAAGCCGACCAAGGTGTTCACGACGGTGGTGCTGCCGATGGCGCGCGCTTCCCTGCTGACGAGCGCAGTACTGACATTCACGCACACGGTGGGCGAGTTCGGCGTGGTGCTGATGCTTGGCGGCAATATCCCTGGGGCGACGCGGACGTTGTCGATTTCGCTCTACGATCTCGTGCAGGACGGAAACTATGCGGCTGCGAATCGGACGGCGCTGGTGTTGATCGGGTTTGCGACGGTGGCGCTGCTGACAATCTATCTTCTGCCCTCGATGCGGAAGGTGGACGGAAGGCAGGCTGACATTGTCCGATAG
- the trxA gene encoding thioredoxin: MAGQFITEVNDATFEKDVLQSTEPVLVDFWAAWCGPCRALAPVVDEVATHYQGKLKVMKMDVDSNTATPMRYGIRGIPALLIFKDGKVAEQIVGFVPKDTIDKSVNKVLA; the protein is encoded by the coding sequence ATGGCTGGACAGTTCATCACCGAAGTAAATGATGCAACTTTTGAAAAAGATGTTCTACAGTCGACCGAGCCCGTTCTCGTCGATTTTTGGGCTGCCTGGTGCGGCCCCTGCCGCGCTCTCGCTCCGGTCGTCGACGAGGTTGCCACTCACTATCAGGGCAAGCTCAAAGTCATGAAGATGGACGTCGACTCCAACACTGCGACCCCGATGCGCTATGGCATCCGAGGGATCCCCGCCCTGCTCATCTTCAAGGATGGCAAGGTCGCCGAGCAGATCGTTGGCTTCGTCCCCAAGGACACCATCGACAAGTCCGTGAATAAGGTTCTGGCGTAA
- the thrC gene encoding threonine synthase: MKVATHHLRCTECTTVISKDEVSSNFRCPLCNGLYEVVYSWTNAAAGPDSRLPNPSALRWLWQERRSSTMPVDQSGVWRFRDLLPIVDDLEKVITLREGNTPLYDLPRCAKAAGIDWLLAKHQGMNPTGSFKDTGMTAALSVASQRGFEWVACASTGNTSAAMAAYAARAGLRSIVFIPEGKIAWGKLSQSMDYGALTIQLKTDFDGCVKILGELVKQFPIYLLNSVNPYRLEGQKTPAFELVEQMEWQVPEHVIVPGGNLANSSALAKGFAEMRELGLIPRTPKISIIQAEGANPLYRSLQENGGESLTPVVANTRATAIRIGNPASWRKAVNALRTTGGWCDQVSEQEIALAKAEIGAEGVGCEPASAVTLAGLKKLVAQGKISTEERVVLILTGHTLKDSAYTIDYHRNELFSDAEKAQLSPGEQLQHAALRKPPIVLDADPSLVLRTLESHMHQPQPA, encoded by the coding sequence ATGAAAGTAGCAACACATCACCTTAGATGCACCGAATGCACGACCGTCATCAGTAAGGATGAGGTCAGCAGCAACTTTCGCTGCCCGCTCTGCAACGGTCTCTATGAAGTGGTCTACTCGTGGACCAACGCCGCAGCCGGTCCCGACAGCAGACTTCCTAATCCCAGCGCCCTCCGCTGGCTCTGGCAGGAGCGCCGGTCGTCTACCATGCCCGTCGACCAATCCGGCGTCTGGCGCTTCCGCGACCTGCTGCCCATTGTCGACGACCTCGAAAAAGTCATTACCCTTCGCGAGGGCAACACGCCTCTCTACGATCTCCCCCGCTGCGCCAAAGCCGCCGGAATCGACTGGCTCCTCGCCAAGCACCAGGGCATGAATCCTACCGGCTCCTTCAAGGACACCGGCATGACCGCGGCCCTCTCCGTCGCCTCCCAACGTGGCTTCGAGTGGGTAGCCTGCGCCTCCACTGGCAACACCTCCGCAGCCATGGCTGCCTATGCCGCCCGCGCTGGCCTCCGCAGCATCGTCTTTATCCCCGAGGGCAAGATCGCCTGGGGCAAGCTCTCGCAGTCGATGGACTACGGCGCTCTTACGATCCAGCTCAAGACTGACTTCGACGGCTGCGTCAAAATTCTCGGCGAACTCGTAAAACAGTTCCCCATCTACCTTCTCAACTCCGTCAACCCGTACCGCCTCGAAGGCCAGAAGACGCCCGCCTTCGAACTCGTCGAACAGATGGAGTGGCAGGTTCCCGAGCACGTCATCGTTCCCGGCGGCAATCTCGCCAACTCTTCAGCCCTGGCCAAAGGCTTCGCCGAGATGCGCGAGCTTGGTCTCATCCCGCGCACTCCCAAGATCAGCATCATTCAGGCCGAAGGCGCCAACCCGCTCTACCGCAGCCTGCAGGAGAACGGCGGCGAAAGCCTTACGCCGGTCGTTGCCAACACCCGCGCCACCGCCATTCGCATCGGCAACCCAGCCTCCTGGCGTAAGGCCGTCAACGCCCTCCGGACCACCGGCGGCTGGTGCGACCAGGTCAGCGAGCAGGAGATCGCCCTCGCCAAGGCCGAGATCGGGGCCGAAGGCGTAGGCTGCGAACCCGCCTCGGCTGTTACCCTCGCCGGCCTCAAAAAGCTCGTAGCCCAGGGAAAGATTTCCACAGAGGAGCGAGTCGTCCTTATCCTCACCGGCCATACCCTCAAAGACTCCGCTTATACCATCGACTATCACCGTAACGAATTGTTCTCAGATGCTGAAAAAGCTCAGCTTAGCCCCGGGGAACAACTCCAGCATGCGGCTCTGCGCAAGCCCCCTATCGTCCTCGACGCCGACCCCAGTCTGGTTCTCCGTACCCTCGAATCCCACATGCATCAGCCTCAACCAGCATGA
- a CDS encoding hemolysin family protein: MLEWMLFRIIMVAFFILASSFFVAAEFALVSVRETRVQQLIALGRPGARTVLKLKHSIDEFLPAVQLGVTVAGLALGWIGEPAVAEIILNFLGGPLHRVPPHAVLYAHTAAVILAFSLITYFEVLLGELVPKSLALQRTERIALAVAGPMDVFIRLTRPIVKLMNSSAALVLRLFRAPLRGEGAVHSPEELKLIATATRRMGLLPVFQEEIIHRAIELNHVTVREIMTPRGSIFSLSADLPLQQASARIVEEQHSRVPVYDPASGPEHIIGIVYSKDISRLMHFRTVALSLGGKGESALTLRQVMRELTVVPETKLAIELLQEFQERRRHIAIVVDEFGSTVGLVTAEDVLEQIVGELEDEFDISKSPLLSTTGAMLLDGSTTLRDLGNQLHWTFPREPGVETLAGFLLANLGHIPSVGESVEHGARRYEVAEMAGRRISRVIVEDIAPPPNQIQDEADSREAIQ; this comes from the coding sequence ATGCTCGAGTGGATGCTCTTCCGCATAATCATGGTGGCCTTTTTCATTCTGGCCAGCAGCTTCTTCGTGGCTGCGGAGTTTGCCCTGGTCAGCGTCCGCGAGACTCGCGTCCAGCAGCTCATCGCCCTCGGCCGTCCCGGTGCCCGCACCGTCCTCAAACTCAAACACTCCATCGACGAGTTCCTTCCCGCAGTCCAGTTGGGCGTTACCGTCGCAGGTCTAGCCCTGGGATGGATCGGTGAGCCCGCCGTCGCCGAGATTATCCTCAACTTCCTTGGCGGTCCGCTCCATCGCGTGCCACCTCATGCTGTCCTCTACGCCCACACCGCGGCAGTCATCCTTGCTTTTTCGCTGATCACCTACTTCGAGGTCCTCCTCGGCGAACTCGTCCCCAAGTCCCTTGCACTGCAACGCACTGAGCGCATTGCCCTGGCCGTAGCCGGTCCCATGGACGTCTTCATCCGCCTCACCCGGCCCATCGTGAAGCTGATGAACTCCTCCGCGGCGCTCGTCCTCCGGCTCTTTCGCGCCCCCCTGCGCGGCGAAGGCGCAGTCCACTCGCCCGAGGAACTAAAACTCATCGCCACCGCCACCCGCCGCATGGGTCTGCTCCCCGTCTTTCAGGAGGAGATCATCCATCGCGCCATCGAGCTCAACCACGTCACCGTCCGCGAGATCATGACCCCTCGCGGCAGTATCTTCTCTCTCTCCGCTGACCTGCCGCTCCAGCAGGCCTCCGCCCGTATCGTTGAGGAGCAGCACTCCCGCGTCCCCGTCTACGACCCAGCCAGCGGCCCCGAGCACATCATCGGCATCGTCTACTCCAAGGACATCTCGCGCCTGATGCACTTCCGCACCGTCGCGCTCTCACTCGGCGGCAAAGGCGAGTCAGCCCTCACCCTTCGCCAGGTCATGCGCGAGCTCACCGTTGTCCCCGAGACCAAGCTTGCCATCGAGCTCCTCCAAGAGTTCCAGGAGCGCCGCCGCCACATCGCCATCGTCGTCGACGAGTTCGGCTCAACCGTCGGCCTCGTCACCGCCGAAGACGTCCTCGAGCAGATCGTCGGCGAACTCGAAGACGAATTCGATATCAGCAAATCTCCTCTCCTCAGCACCACCGGAGCCATGTTGCTTGATGGCAGCACCACGCTTCGCGATCTCGGCAACCAACTCCACTGGACCTTCCCGCGCGAGCCCGGTGTTGAAACTCTTGCCGGCTTCCTCCTCGCCAACCTTGGCCACATTCCCAGCGTCGGCGAAAGTGTCGAGCATGGCGCCCGTCGCTACGAAGTCGCCGAGATGGCCGGCCGCCGTATCAGCCGTGTCATCGTAGAGGACATTGCTCCCCCGCCCAACCAGATCCAGGACGAAGCCGACAGCAGGGAAGCCATCCAGTGA
- a CDS encoding sigma 54-interacting transcriptional regulator: MSITRSDSSIFIDPSHGLVEEPWPEGNGLEIVGSSAEIRRLRLQVRRIGPHFRTVLVHGETGTGKEQVARALHGMSHAADGPFVVCHGAALEEAVAGRLQENDCGVDHSDAIGCLTRMAHRGTLFLDGIHEMPLQTQLRLLRLLRRFDSTQKQRETCRQDLRSDLRMIAATSENLKILASAGRFQQELYQRFAMVEITLPPLRARRDDIPDLTKYFMSQLAPLYKKKMPAVSEQAMERMQRYNWPGNVRELKGVVRSSLSRVEGDVLDSHHLPALAEETTFIREGMTESLRLQDVVEHHVLRVLKGCGGNKVRAAEMLGISRSTLYRMLDASASAVLQ, from the coding sequence ATGTCGATCACACGATCTGATTCTTCCATCTTCATTGATCCTTCTCATGGGCTTGTCGAAGAGCCATGGCCCGAGGGGAACGGTCTCGAGATTGTGGGCTCGAGTGCGGAGATACGGCGGCTGCGTTTGCAGGTGCGACGGATCGGCCCGCACTTCCGAACGGTCCTGGTCCATGGCGAGACCGGGACCGGCAAGGAACAGGTGGCTCGTGCGCTGCATGGAATGAGCCACGCTGCCGACGGCCCGTTTGTGGTCTGCCATGGAGCCGCTCTTGAAGAAGCAGTCGCCGGACGCCTGCAGGAGAACGATTGTGGCGTGGACCACTCGGATGCAATCGGTTGTCTTACCAGGATGGCGCACAGAGGGACGCTCTTTCTCGATGGAATCCACGAGATGCCGTTGCAGACACAGCTTCGTCTGCTACGCCTTCTGCGACGTTTCGACTCGACGCAGAAGCAGCGGGAAACATGCAGGCAAGACCTCCGGTCCGATCTGCGGATGATTGCCGCAACAAGCGAAAACCTGAAGATATTAGCTTCTGCAGGACGATTTCAGCAGGAGCTCTACCAACGGTTTGCCATGGTGGAGATTACCCTGCCACCGCTGCGGGCCCGCAGAGACGATATTCCGGATCTGACGAAGTATTTTATGTCTCAGCTTGCGCCGCTTTACAAGAAAAAGATGCCCGCTGTGTCTGAGCAAGCGATGGAACGCATGCAGAGGTACAACTGGCCGGGTAATGTGCGGGAGCTGAAAGGTGTTGTGCGGAGCAGCCTATCGCGAGTTGAGGGTGACGTACTCGACTCGCATCATCTTCCTGCGCTGGCTGAAGAGACAACGTTCATAAGAGAGGGAATGACAGAAAGTTTGCGGCTGCAGGATGTGGTCGAGCACCACGTCCTTCGAGTGCTGAAGGGCTGCGGAGGCAACAAGGTGCGCGCGGCGGAGATGCTGGGGATCAGCCGCTCGACGCTGTACAGGATGCTGGATGCCTCCGCATCGGCGGTTTTGCAATAA
- the modA gene encoding molybdate ABC transporter substrate-binding protein, with product MVLGGQHAWGQKELRVAAAADLQPVMPVLAQEYEKGTGVKLVVSFGSSSTLVTQILNGAPFDIFLAADYVFPEKVVIAGLADGGEPTAYAKGTLVLWTRKDSGLLPLSLETLSDPRVKTIAIANELHAPYGRAAAAALRNMKLYDKLAPHFVVGDNISQTAQFVESGNAQLGLISLTAASTEHFKEIGTYVLMPTSQYPAIRQCAVIMTKSDRKAEAHAFLDWMLSSEVQGSLSKSGLGAVK from the coding sequence GTGGTTTTGGGCGGTCAGCATGCCTGGGGACAGAAGGAGCTACGGGTGGCGGCGGCGGCGGATCTGCAGCCGGTGATGCCTGTGCTGGCGCAGGAGTACGAAAAGGGGACGGGCGTGAAGCTGGTGGTTAGCTTTGGGTCGTCGTCGACGCTGGTGACACAGATTTTGAATGGCGCTCCGTTTGATATCTTTCTGGCGGCGGATTATGTGTTTCCAGAGAAGGTTGTGATTGCCGGGCTGGCAGATGGGGGCGAACCAACGGCTTACGCGAAGGGCACGCTGGTGTTGTGGACCCGGAAAGACTCCGGCCTGCTGCCGCTTAGTCTGGAGACGCTGTCTGATCCGCGAGTGAAGACAATCGCCATCGCGAACGAGTTGCATGCGCCCTATGGGCGCGCGGCGGCCGCGGCGCTGCGAAATATGAAGCTCTACGACAAGTTAGCCCCGCACTTTGTGGTGGGAGACAATATCTCGCAGACGGCGCAGTTTGTGGAGTCCGGCAATGCGCAGTTGGGGTTGATATCGTTGACGGCGGCTAGTACCGAACACTTCAAGGAGATCGGGACCTACGTGCTGATGCCGACCTCGCAGTACCCGGCGATACGACAGTGCGCGGTGATCATGACAAAGTCGGACCGAAAGGCAGAGGCACATGCTTTTCTGGACTGGATGTTGTCTTCGGAGGTTCAGGGGAGTTTGAGCAAGTCGGGCTTGGGTGCGGTGAAGTAA